The genomic window TGCTGGTCGACGCCTGGCACCGGGGAAGGTGCGCCAGGAAGCGGCCGGGGAAGCATTCGGGCGGGAGGAGACCTCGCCGCGCGTCCTCGTCGTGCGGGTCAGCCCAGACCCGGGATGCCCTCCTCGGACAGCTCGGCGAAGGTCGGTTCACTGGTCTGCAGGTAGGACTCCCAGGCCTGGGCGTCCCAGATCTCCAGCCGGGTGTTGGCGCCGATGACGACGCAGTCCTTGTCCAGGCTCGCGTAGCTGCGCAGCGCGGCCGGGACGGTGATCCGGCCCTGCCGGTCCGGGACCTCGTCGGACGCCCCGGCGAAGAACACCCGGGAGTAGTCCCGGGCCGCCTTGCTGGTGAAGGACGCCTCGGCCATCCGCTGGGTGATGCCGGCGAACTCGGCCCGGGTGAAGACGAACAGGCAGTTGTCCTGACCCTTGGTGACCACGACACCCCCCGCCAGCTCGTCCCGGAACTTCGCCGGCAGGAAGAGCCGGCCCTTGTCGTCCAGGCGGGGTTGGTACGTACCGAGGAACACGGCCGCCACC from Actinomycetes bacterium includes these protein-coding regions:
- the mraZ gene encoding division/cell wall cluster transcriptional repressor MraZ; this translates as MFLGTYQPRLDDKGRLFLPAKFRDELAGGVVVTKGQDNCLFVFTRAEFAGITQRMAEASFTSKAARDYSRVFFAGASDEVPDRQGRITVPAALRSYASLDKDCVVIGANTRLEIWDAQAWESYLQTSEPTFAELSEEGIPGLG